In one Capricornis sumatraensis isolate serow.1 chromosome 1, serow.2, whole genome shotgun sequence genomic region, the following are encoded:
- the CXADR gene encoding coxsackievirus and adenovirus receptor isoform X1, with amino-acid sequence MALLLRFVLLCGVADFTRGLSITTPEQMIEKAKGETAYLPCKFTLSPEDQGPLDIEWLLSPADNQKVDQVIILYSGDKIYDDYYQDLKGRVHFTSNDLKSGDASINVTNLQLSDIGTYQCKVKKAPGVGNKKIQLTVLVKPSGTRCYIDGSEEIGNDFKLKCEPKEGSLPLRYEWQKLSDSQKLPTSWLPEMTSPVISVKNASAAYSGTYSCTVRNRVGSDQCLLRLDVVPPSNRAGTIAGAVIGTLLALVLIAVIVFCCHKKRREEKYEKEVHHDIREDVPPPKSRTSTARSYIGSNHSSLGSMSPSNMEGYSKTQYNQVPSEDLERAAQSPTLPPAKVAAPNLSRMGAVPVMIPAQSKDGSIV; translated from the exons atttcacCAGAGGTTTGAGTATCACTACTCCTGAACAGATGATTGAAAAGGCCAAAGGGGAAACTGCTTATTTGCCATGCAAATTTACCCTCAGTCCGGAAGACCAGGGCCCGCTGGACATCGAGTGGCTGCTGTCACCAGCCGATAATCAGAAGGTGGATCAAGTG ATTATTTTATATTCCGGAGACAAAATTTATGATGACTACTATCAAGATCTGAAAGGACGAGTACATTTTACAAGTAATGATCTCAAATCTGGTGACGCTTCAATAAATGTGACAAATTTACAGTTGTCCGATATTGGCACATATCAGTGCAAAGTGAAAAAAGCTCCTGGTGTTGGAAATAAGAAGATTCAGCTGACAGTTCTTG TTAAGCCTTCAGGTACAAGGTGTTACATTGATGGATCAGAAGAAATTGGAAATGACTTTAAACTCAAATGTGAACCAAAAGAAGGTTCACTCCCACTACGATATGAATGGCAGAAGTTGTCCGACTCACAGAAACTGCCCACCTCGTGGTTACCAG AAATGACGTCACCTGTTATATCTGTAAAAAATGCCAGTGCCGCATACTCCGGGACATACAGCTGTACGGTCAGAAACAGAGTGGGCTCTGATCAGTGCCTGCTGCGCCTGGATGTGGTTCCTC CTTCAAACAGAGCTGGGACAATTGCAGGAGCTGTTATAGGAACTTTGCTTGCGCTCGTGCTCATTGCTGTTATTGTCTTTTGCTGTCATAAAAAGcgcagagaagaaaaatatgaaaaggaagtTCACCATGATATCAG AGAAGACGTGCCTCCTCCCAAGAGCCGTACGTCCACTGCCAGAAGCTACATCGGCAGCAATCACTCATCCCTGGGATCCATGTCCCCGTCCAACATGGAAGGATATTCCAAGACTCAGTACAACCAAGTGCCAAGCGAAGACTTGGAACGCGCTGCTCAGAGTCCGACACTCCCACCCGCTAAGGTAGCTGCCCCTAATCTCAGTAGGATGGGGGCGGTGCCTGTGATGATCCCAGCGCAGAGCAAGGACGGGTCCATAGTGTAG
- the CXADR gene encoding coxsackievirus and adenovirus receptor isoform X2, whose amino-acid sequence MCPVLICCLMNFTRGLSITTPEQMIEKAKGETAYLPCKFTLSPEDQGPLDIEWLLSPADNQKVDQVIILYSGDKIYDDYYQDLKGRVHFTSNDLKSGDASINVTNLQLSDIGTYQCKVKKAPGVGNKKIQLTVLVKPSGTRCYIDGSEEIGNDFKLKCEPKEGSLPLRYEWQKLSDSQKLPTSWLPEMTSPVISVKNASAAYSGTYSCTVRNRVGSDQCLLRLDVVPPSNRAGTIAGAVIGTLLALVLIAVIVFCCHKKRREEKYEKEVHHDIREDVPPPKSRTSTARSYIGSNHSSLGSMSPSNMEGYSKTQYNQVPSEDLERAAQSPTLPPAKVAAPNLSRMGAVPVMIPAQSKDGSIV is encoded by the exons ATGTGTCCAGTTTTAATTTGCTGTTTGATGA atttcacCAGAGGTTTGAGTATCACTACTCCTGAACAGATGATTGAAAAGGCCAAAGGGGAAACTGCTTATTTGCCATGCAAATTTACCCTCAGTCCGGAAGACCAGGGCCCGCTGGACATCGAGTGGCTGCTGTCACCAGCCGATAATCAGAAGGTGGATCAAGTG ATTATTTTATATTCCGGAGACAAAATTTATGATGACTACTATCAAGATCTGAAAGGACGAGTACATTTTACAAGTAATGATCTCAAATCTGGTGACGCTTCAATAAATGTGACAAATTTACAGTTGTCCGATATTGGCACATATCAGTGCAAAGTGAAAAAAGCTCCTGGTGTTGGAAATAAGAAGATTCAGCTGACAGTTCTTG TTAAGCCTTCAGGTACAAGGTGTTACATTGATGGATCAGAAGAAATTGGAAATGACTTTAAACTCAAATGTGAACCAAAAGAAGGTTCACTCCCACTACGATATGAATGGCAGAAGTTGTCCGACTCACAGAAACTGCCCACCTCGTGGTTACCAG AAATGACGTCACCTGTTATATCTGTAAAAAATGCCAGTGCCGCATACTCCGGGACATACAGCTGTACGGTCAGAAACAGAGTGGGCTCTGATCAGTGCCTGCTGCGCCTGGATGTGGTTCCTC CTTCAAACAGAGCTGGGACAATTGCAGGAGCTGTTATAGGAACTTTGCTTGCGCTCGTGCTCATTGCTGTTATTGTCTTTTGCTGTCATAAAAAGcgcagagaagaaaaatatgaaaaggaagtTCACCATGATATCAG AGAAGACGTGCCTCCTCCCAAGAGCCGTACGTCCACTGCCAGAAGCTACATCGGCAGCAATCACTCATCCCTGGGATCCATGTCCCCGTCCAACATGGAAGGATATTCCAAGACTCAGTACAACCAAGTGCCAAGCGAAGACTTGGAACGCGCTGCTCAGAGTCCGACACTCCCACCCGCTAAGGTAGCTGCCCCTAATCTCAGTAGGATGGGGGCGGTGCCTGTGATGATCCCAGCGCAGAGCAAGGACGGGTCCATAGTGTAG